The stretch of DNA AACAGAGAATGCATCAGTGTTACAAAATCTAAACAATAAAGGGTTGGTTCTCCAGAACCAAATCAAGCCCTAAATAAATGCGTATAGGCTTGTGATATGTTTTATGGTAACATTATTCAATGTTGTATTAattaataaaggttaaatatagcTATTAAACTTGCATCTAGTCTTTTCATCTGACTTTTTAGGGCATTACATACATCTGATTACTCCTAATTTCAATTCTGAATATATGTTTTGTTGCTGTTGTCAGTAACTATACATGCTATAGGGCtataaggggcggcagggtagcctagtgtaaAGCTTGCAAGTTCAAAGGTgtcaagttcaaatccctgcgctgacaaggtacaaatctgtcgttctgccccagaacaaggcagttaacccactgttcctaggccgtcattgaaaataagaatttgttcttaactgacttgcctagttaaataaataaaggtaaaataagcTTTATTTTGTGGTCAGTAACCACACATGATAAAGGTTTATACATTTACTGCCAGTCAATTCAAAAGTTGCTGAGAGGGCATTAGTGTCGTTCCACAAAAAGAGTGTCTTTTTGCATCTCTTTGATATtctaagtagaaattgtgcaccaatattgaattttaagAGCCCGTTATACTAAATCAAGTGCccttttaatatagaccacacaGAGAATTCAACCAATCAGATATTTTATGTGAATAAAGGCTTGTTAAAGTGCCCCTTTGTCAGCCCTGTGTCACTTGTGTCACAAGATTCCAAACCCCTTTATAGACATAAGTTGGAAAGCCCTAGTTATAAAGCCCGATTTCATCATGGGGGACAACTACATCTAAATGTACCACACCGATGACTTGAACAGACCGAGTTTGAAGTTCGACCAAACTAAACGTATGTAGCTACTTCTCTTTCAAGAAAAGAGAAACAACTGCCAGGAAGATCAGTTGAGTTCTGATACAGAGTACACGGACATGTTGTCATTATGGCAGGAACACAATGTGTCCGTTCATCTATTGCAATATGCCGTATCGCAACAATAAAATACATATCCCACTGCCATCTACTGTGCTTACACAAGACCAGGGGAATAAATGCCCGGAGATAGGGATGTGCGGCGTGCCAATGGACGTTAATCAAGACACAATATTGTCATTACAACATTTGTATAATACATAACAATGTaataatatgtattttttttacaaacCCTTTTGAAATAAAAACATTACTTTAGATTGGATTTCTTAATCTCTGAAAATATATGATGATATCGAAGACTGTCAGAGCTatatgtatactgtaggtctacacACTCTTAACGTTAAGCACAAACTTATGTGAAAAGTTGAAGTGTAAATGGTTGTGTTAAAAATAACCATAATCATAAAAAAGTTCATTAGAGAAGGGTTTCTTTATTGGATAACTGTAAGATAGTACATCTCATCTCCAAATCCTGGGATATCACTGTATAGAAGGTAACAATTATaagaaatagacaaactattTGATACAATACATTTTGAGGAACTGGCATTTAGACCCAGGAAATGCAACATTGAAATGAAACTTGCAAGCTTTTCATCCTCTTCTTCAGTTTCATTCACAAGACATGCAATTTGCTGTGTAATGCCAACACCGTTGAACAATGCTAAAATAAAATACAGACCTATAACAGTTATACTGTACAACGGGTGGGTCTCATCCTGAATGGTGATTGGTTAcaaccgcattccagccggtgtctattcctcaagttaccaccggctaaatctataaCATTAAAATGCCTATAATTTTCTGAAATTCTACCCATTTTGCCACGGGAGGAAAGACGTGTGCAGTTTTAAAACACATTTTATGCAACTCTACATATGTTCTTTATTTTGTAATGACTATgaccatgttaatatgatatgtgagtgagaatgactaacaaaatcaatggggatCCCCTGGAGGTCAGGCCCTAACTATATAATGTATATTCCACGATGTAATGATCAGAATTAGTGTAAAcgttacagttttgaaaacatttCGACACAGGCTTAACACCAAACAAACACAAAAACGGATTGCTGTCATTTCTTGTACATAGAACGTTTACCGGGTAAAGAAAACCAATATATGATTTTTTTCTTTTGGGTGTACTATCCCTTTCACTTTTACTGCTGTGGGCTAAATCTGgttcacacagagtgtttcttggtagtcttaaacaaatctactttggaACAATAAAAAACACCTCACagacatggttttaaaaaaaaaccacctgtaccatgtcagatatagagttgaaatgtattccatttttgagtttgcatcccaatactacactttatatacattatagaagactgaaatatagcaaaactgtttgacatagaaacatcaGATTATCAAAAAGAATCATGTTTATTAATGAAAAAATAgaaataacattccacccatgaggccattgggtcatttgactgcaggaaagggctacggTTAATTAAAGCTGGAATCTGCAtgtgtgttattgtttttgttttgttggggggggggaacagagaggagcgtCCAGCATCGTGGTAAAAACATGCAGTACGTACGCTGATGTTCTATCGCGCGTGCAATGATGTCAGAGggagatttttatttttttgaagtaaactttttgttgttgtaacaTAGCAAGCGATAagctatataaaaaaatatatatataataaagagAGTCGCACActctatatataaactcccagtaatttattgggtaaatcaCAAACGTTTCGGCGtccactgtgccttcttcagggtagtGATTCCGTAACGTTGGAtgatttacccaataaattaccGGGAGTTTATATAGAGTGTGCGACTCTCTTTGTTTTTATAGCTTACAGTTTATTCACAGTTTTAGTTTATTCAACAACTCTACATGAAATCATTTTctctgggtgtgcgccagctcatgttGTTTATTCGAGTAATATCGCAAACGGAAATGTCGGTTTCGCCATTAAGGTGAAGCATAATTTTGTgttgttaaggtaagggttagggaaaTGCATAGACGTTACCATTGCTTGCTTAACCCCGTCCGCTGCCATTCATTTTCTACCGGTCTGTTACAAACAGAGGGTGATGATAGTACATGATGACTTGTcatatactgtttaaatgtatcAACAAATCAACAACCTGCTGAATTTCCGTGGCACTGCACACACAAATTTCACTATCGTGAcgtcccctctctgtctcacactgGCAAAGAATATAGGCTACCTATCGACACAAGATGGAGCAGCCCGTTTGTTTGGTATTATCTGTTTCCAAATCAGACAAACTCACGCACATTTATTGATCCCTTTCTTGTATTTCTACCTTTTCAGGAGGTCTGATTTAAAACAACGAAAATCCAGCATGTATTGTAATAACTCTACCATCCATCACAGACAGCTTGTGCCATTCAAAGCACGGAGACGAGACAAATCCAACATGTGGTCGTCTGTATAATGTTTGATCAAATCAATGAAAACAGAAGTGAAAACGTAAAAATAACAATTTTGTCAGCTAAGGTTTTTAGTAGAGAATCCAAATATAATGTGAGTATGGTTTTAATGATAAGATCATGCTCGTTATGATATTAAGGATGTAGACCACTTTATCTGATCTGCATCCCTGGGATTGTCTTTTTCAAAGTATCAGAGAATAAATCTGTGGGATTAGCGTTTAGCGCATCGTTGACTATCCCTTGCTCACATTGTTAGGGTTGCTGCTGATATTGTGCTCAGTGGAACGATTGCTCTGAGAGCCCTGGTTGTCATCACGACACACAAAGAACCTCCTCCAGATCCTCAGGTACGCTCCCTGGATCCTGCGGATCTTGAAGGCATAGACGACTGGGTTGACCGCTGAATTGGCATGGGAAAGGAGGATGCCCACATAGAAGGCGGTGTGGGGTATGTCTGACGGGCTGCCAAAGTAGGCAGCACAGTTCATAATGTGCAGGGGGAGCCAGCAGAAGGCGAACAGCACCAGGACCAGAGCCAGGGATTGGGCCAGGCTCCTCTCCTTCCTGAAGTAGGTGTGGGACTGGGCTCCGTGCCCTGCTTTCTCCCTCAGGTTCCTCCAGATGGTACAGAAGATGTAGATGTACAGGACAGCCATGACAATTAACGGGGTGAGGATGCAGAGGAAGAAATTGAAGTAAACAATGTATGACATGGGGATCACAGCCAGGAAATGGCAGAGGATTGCGGTCGAGTTCTCTGAGTGAGACAACGTTTCACGATTGTACCATCCAAACATGGGAGGGAAGCTCAATATAAAAGCAACAAACCAACATGTTGCAACTACCACCCAAGATCTTCTCTCTGTTACCGTCTTCTTGTAGCTGTTGAAGCAGAAAAATGTTGAGATGTTTTAATGAATTGCTTTGCAAAAGAAAACAAGGAATCTGATTCCACCCAAGCATGACTTCCTTTCTTAGAATGTGGTTAACATGGGACACAGCTAGGAGAATAATATGTCCAACTGTAAACCTCCTGAAATGTCACCTTAACAGCTCACCTGAGAGGGATGAAGACGCGTAGGTATCGGTCCACAGCAATGGCTAGCAGTGACAAGACTGAGGCCACTGTCAACATGATGACCACACAGCTAATGAAGAGACAGGCATTGAACGAGGTCTGCACCCGTCCATCCACCAGTACAGCCAGCGGCATGGCCACAGACCCTACGAGGAAGTCAGCCACAGCCAGAGAAACCATAAAGCAGAAGATGGGCTGCCGCAGAGCACTGCTTGACCACACTGCCCAGATAACCAGCACATTTCCCAGGCAGCAGGCAATGGCGATCAGCACCTCCAGCACTGTGTAGACCACCTCTCCTCCAGACATCATGTCAGCTGTCCAATGGAAGTTTACTCTATGACTGAGTATGCTTTATTGTGAATTGTTCCTCTATGACCAGCAGGCTTTTGAGGAAGTTTTCTTGCTCACTGAAAAAATTCATGAAAATGCTACGCCCCTTTGCAATTGTTCGGCGCTGTTGATATAAGGATCTGAAAGCACAAATACATCAAAACAAATATATCACAAACATTCATACACCTGCCGAGCAAACATTATAGCCCATTGACAATACATGGTAATTGTTTCAACTATGCAGAAAATAGAGTAACATTTTAGATATCCTGTGTCATAATGTTTGTAGTATATCATTGTTTCAGAAGCAAGGGAATTTTTGAACATCCTTTAAATTTAACCCTACACAAAATGGCACGAGTCACAGGAAATGCAAAAACCACAATGCGACCAGAGCTAAATATTAAAAGCCTCGCAAATCGGCCTGATCTCCCGAGCTTCCATATATGGTTCGCTGCACGAATACATTCTTGTCATTCTGGCTATTGGGAATCCTTGGGACGTACATACcctaaacccttaccctaaccttaacctttaccttaactaggcaagtcagttaagaacaaattattatataCAAAACCctgaccaaaccctcccctaacccggacaacgctggtcCAATTGTGTGGCGCACTATATgactcctgatcacggccggttgtgatacacgcccgggatcaaacccgggtctggagtgacacctctagcactgcaatgcagtgccttagaccgttgcgctAAATTATTTTGCAGGCAATTGGATCAACCTTCCACCAATCAGACCAATGAACCACATGACGTAGTACCAGAGCGCCGTTTCACTACATTCTCTGAGACCTAAACCCCAGCTGGAGTTTAAAGGGTTTGACCATCGAGCCTGTTGAGGAAGCTAAACTCCTACGTATGACAAAAGTATATCGTTGTATTTAGATTTGTGTGACTGTCctctatcagtgtatcagtgtttagCTACTTGTCATGTTTTATTGTTGTTGTGCatcccaggaagaatagctgctgcctctGAAAACTGTATCGGGGGAtccaaacaaacaaataaatgaACAAATATACAGGCGTCTGTTCTATGTAGGCAAACAACATTACTACTAGCAGCAATTGTCAAGGACGCAGGTCCGTGTAATTACTTAGCATGTCTGTGCCCGATTCTCGCCATCTTTGACATGAAAATGTGCCCATAAAAGGCGCCTTAGCAAACACCAAGAAAGTATTTGATTCGACATAAGCAGCAAATTAGAGCATTTTGAACGACTGACTGATGTAATTAGGATTAACATTGCCTCGGTTCCAGGACGATCGATGAGAATTGATTAGAAGTGCCTTCGCTTGGTTGGTAGAGTAGAAGAGGATTTTGCCATTTTTAAAAGGTGGAAATAAGCAGAGAAAGAAACAAGTCCCAATGTCGAAGCAACAACTTCAACGGCTGACAAAGGGACCGAGAGCCTACACCTTCAAAGACCCAAAGGGCTCTAAAAAAGTTGTGTCCCCCAAACCCAGGTCAGAACAAGTTGTCTACCGAGATGCCCACACAGCATAGTCTGAACGTGGTAAGTTGCATGCTGTTGGGGAACAGAACAGAAGACACTGCAAAGTGCATCTATTCAATTTGGGACTTTCCATGCTTTCAACAGTAATTTAAAAATATTACAGCTATAATCTACACAATGATTCTAGAACAACACAACAAAAGTAGCACACAACTCTATTACACCTTGTCAGTCAAAATCCAATGTTGTGTATTTCATTATTTATGTTGGTTTTGTCATTTTATATTAGTGTAGAAGAGAGCAGCTCTCATAAAAGGGAACTTTATTGCCAGAGGACATATGGGAATGATATGGTTTTGCATCACAAATGTCCACTTGGAGTAGAACCAAGGAGCCACTGCACAGGCACTCCAGGGGGAAGTTTCCCCGAGGTACagctctgcctcccctcccctaaACCTATCCTTAACCATTCATGGGAGAAAAGCCAAATTTGCCCAAGGTTATCATCTAGGGACAACTTTACCTTACACCTGCACAAGCAGGAGGGGCCTTATAGACAGATTAGATTACTACATGGGGTTGTGGATTGGACAGTAGTGTGCGGTGATAGATAGTGAGAGAGGGACAGCAAAACCTTGTGGAATTCCCAACCCGGTACGTCACAGTATACAAGATACATATCAGTATATGTAGTCAATCACAATGTTAATCATTAGGCCTAACACATGTCATGAGTCAGTTATGCCTACTACTGATGAAACCTTTGCTTTATCTTTCAGGGTCTGGGTCTGAACATGACTGAGCAGACAGGATTATGAAGTCTATTGGTGTCATCAAGGACTTGATGGACACAGCATATAATGAGTTGGAGGTGTCAAAGTCTAGTGGCATCCGTCATGCTGCTCGCCAGACCAAGGGCATTCTAGTTAGGGAGGCAGAGCTGTTAAACCATGCAAAGCGTTCACTACATTCCCTGGTTTTAACAGAAACATTCTAGCTGAAGTCAGCGAGTTGTGTGGGAGGTTAAGGTCCAAATTGAAGGAGCAGACCAAGGTACCTGTTTGAATTCAAACCAATTGGTTGCCAGGCTAGCAGGGGATGAGGGCAGCTTAGTCTGACCATCAAACGATCTCTAAGAGGGAAACAGGGTAGAGGGAAAGATGGTGATTGGTAGTTAGTAATTAGCGTTAGCATGCTAACAGATACCCATTGATTCCAGCTATtttgctaatgctagttagcattggtcttgcaaaactacctctaacatCCTTCATATTAGACACAGACataaatggtatccatgagttcatctgactctggggatgtAGATAAATGGCCTCATGGCCAAAATCCTGAAGTTTCCCTTTATGTTGTCACTGTCAATATGTTTTAATAATCTGTATTTGTAGACTGTTTTGTATTTATCACTACACCTTTCTCTTTATCATTGCTGTGTCTTCTGTAACAAAGTAAAAATCTAACTTTGATTTATGGTTCTTGATTAATGCATCATTATTTTAAATCCATAATGTTGACAGTTGAAATGAAACACCACTGACAGCTTTGAGTGACAGTTttaatcattacatttacatttaagtcatttagcagacactcttatccagagcgacttacaaattggtgcattcaccttatgacatccagtggaacagccactttacaatagtgcatctaaatc from Oncorhynchus keta strain PuntledgeMale-10-30-2019 chromosome 21, Oket_V2, whole genome shotgun sequence encodes:
- the LOC118399959 gene encoding adenosine receptor A1-like, which codes for MMSGGEVVYTVLEVLIAIACCLGNVLVIWAVWSSSALRQPIFCFMVSLAVADFLVGSVAMPLAVLVDGRVQTSFNACLFISCVVIMLTVASVLSLLAIAVDRYLRVFIPLSYKKTVTERRSWVVVATCWFVAFILSFPPMFGWYNRETLSHSENSTAILCHFLAVIPMSYIVYFNFFLCILTPLIVMAVLYIYIFCTIWRNLREKAGHGAQSHTYFRKERSLAQSLALVLVLFAFCWLPLHIMNCAAYFGSPSDIPHTAFYVGILLSHANSAVNPVVYAFKIRRIQGAYLRIWRRFFVCRDDNQGSQSNRSTEHNISSNPNNVSKG